A stretch of Triticum aestivum cultivar Chinese Spring chromosome 1D, IWGSC CS RefSeq v2.1, whole genome shotgun sequence DNA encodes these proteins:
- the LOC123181393 gene encoding probable glutathione S-transferase GSTU6, whose protein sequence is MAGGGSDEVKLLGMWASPFVLRVKLALSLKGVGYEYVEEDLKSKSELLLKSNPVLQKVPVLIHDGKPICESSVILQYIDEAFAGVGSSLLPEEPHGRAVARFWAAYIDGTLVKASSEASMAKTEEEKAEGKKQVAAAVETLEGALRDCSNGKPFFGGDTAGYVDVMLGGLLAWVHAADKMKGVKTFDPTTTPLLAAWADNFGSLDAVEAVMPDVSKLVEFAMAMHARAAAAAAGATN, encoded by the exons ATGGCCGGAGGAGGAAGCGACGAAGTGAAGCTGCTGGGCATGTGGGCGAGCCCGTTCGTCCTTCGAGTCAAGCTCGCGCTCAGCCTCAAGGGCGTCGGCTACGAGTATGTCGAAGAGGACCTCAAGAGCAAGAGCGAGCTGCTCCTCAAGTCCAACCCCGTGCTccagaaggtgccggtgctgatccACGACGGCAAGCCCATCTGCGAGTCGTCGGTCATCCTGCAATACATCGACGAGGCTTTCGCCGGCGTCGGCTCCTCGCTCCTCCCGGAGGAACCCCACGGCCGCGCCGTTGCTCGCTTCTGGGCCGCTTACATCGACGGCACG CTCGTGAAAGCATCGTCCGAGGCGTCCATGGCCAAGacggaggaggagaaggccgaGGGGAAGAAGCAGGTGGCCGCCGCGGTGGAGACCTTGGAGGGGGCCCTGAGGGACTGCTCTAACGGGAAACCCTTCTTCGGGGGCGACACCGCGGGGTACGTGGACGTGATGCTCGGCGGCCTCCTCGCATGGGTGCACGCGGCCGATAAGATGAAGGGCGTTAAGACCTTCGACCCCACCACGACTCCGCTCTTGGCTGCGTGGGCGGACAACTTTGGATCGTTGGACGCGGTGGAGGCGGTCATGCCGGACGTGAGCAAGCTGGTCGAGTTTGCCATGGCGATGCACGCTCGCGCCGCAGCCGCCGCAGCCGGCGCTACAAACTAA